The nucleotide window AGAATATTCTTTTAACAAATCGATGGTTGGGAATTTGTAATTAGACAAATCCAAAGTTGGATCAAACAATCCAAAATCTGATACCAATCTCGACGCCAAATTGTCTTCGATAATGTCTTCTTCTATGGCTTTTTCAATCACAAAAGCTTCGTTTTTTTCAGGTTCAGCGATTGGTTCGGGTTGTATAGGCAGTGGTTTTAGTGTAGGCTCCAAATTGATTTCAGAAGCAGTTGAAATAGTTGGTTTCAAGGCTTCTTTATTGATTTCAAATTGAGTTCCAGCATTCTTTAAATGGATATTATCCCATTCCTCCTCTTTTTCTTCAACGGCAAATTCTTCTAAATTATAGGCACTTTCATTAGGTTCAGGTGCTGATAATGGTGTAACAGCCAAGTCTTCACTAATTTCTTTTTTTGTTTTTTCAAAAAAGGATTGCACTTTTTCTGGTGATACCTGCAATTTGAAAATCAAATAAATAATCAACCCAAAAATTAGTAATAGAAGCGTTCCGGTTTTGCCAACATAGTCTTGTGCAAATAAATTCAATTCGTAACCTATTGTCCCTCCCAATTCAGGTAACGAAGTGGCAAAGAAACCACACAAAACGGATAAAATGATGATGGCGAATAAATCCCAAAACCAAACACTTTTTAGTTTTTTAATCGAAAGATTCAAAATCAGGTACATTCCAGTCAGGAAAAATAAGCGAACAAATAAAAAGGATGCGATACCAAAGCCACGATAAACAAATAAATCGGCAAGATAAGCGCCAAATTTACCCAGCCAGTTCTGAACTTCTTCTTTACGGTTTGTTAATTCAGAAAGTGCACTTTGATCAATTTGTCCATAAATGAAAAAGGAAACAAATGCGACCAATAAAGCTACAGAGAACAATACCAAAAGAAATCCCAAAACAATTTTATGTTGTTTGGAGATTCCCCAAGATTTTGGTGCTGCAGTTTCGGTTGTGCTTTTTTTATCTGAAGATTCTTTTTTTGTTGATTTTGCCATTCTAGAAATTAATTGAACCTATAAAAATTTTGGGACATAAATAATTAGACCAATTGCAATCGCAGTTAATGCGGCAAAAAATACTGCACCAGCTGCAATATCTTTTATGAAACCAATTCTTTCATGATAATTTGGGTGAATAAAATCGGCAATTTTTTCTACAGCCGTATTTAGCCCCTCAATACTCATGACTAAACCGATGGCCATAGTTTGAATAAGCCATTCGGTGGAAGTGATATGAAAATAAAAACCGGCAATTGTCATTAAGATTCCAATTGAAAACTGAACCATAATGCTGTGCTCGGTGGTAATTAATTTTACGGCGCCCAGAAAAGCGTATTTTACGCTTTTCAATCGGCCGGTAAGTAATGTATTGTCTTTTTGAAATTCCATTATAAATTATTAATTATGACTATCTGCTAATCAGACCAAAAAAAGGAATGTTGTTTTTTTACCATTAAGAGATTAAGAAAATTAAGTTTTTGGGCTTAATGAACCTTAATATTTTAATGGTTTTAAAAGAAAAACAACTTTATTTTTTAATAAACCACCAACATTTTGGATTGGTATTATTAACCGATAGTCATTATTATTAAAGTGCTGCTAAAGCCTCTTCGTAATTAGGTTCGTTTGCAATTTCCGCAACTTGTTCAGTGTGTTTTACAACTCCGTTTTCATCAACAACGATGATTACACGTGAATGTAAACCACTTAATGGACCATCAACGATGTTTAAACCATTGCTTTTTCCGAAACTTCCTTCTTGAAAATCAGATAGGTTAATCACATTTTCTAAACCTTCAGCTCCACAGAAACGTTTTTGAGCAAATGGTAAATCTCTTGAAATGCACAAAACGCTTGTGTTCTCTAATTTGCTTGCAGTTTCGTTGAATTTTCTAACTGATGTTGCGCAAGTTCCTGTATCGATACTTGGGAAAATATTTAAAACTAATTTTTTACCCGCAAAAGTGCTTAAATCTGCTATTGATAAATCGCTTTGAACCAATTTGAAATCAGCTAGTTTTGATCCTACTTTTGGTAAATCACCTGAAGTGTTTATTGGGTTTCCTCCTAATGTTATTGTAGCCATAAATGTTTGTTTTTTTGTGAGGTTCAAAAGTAAGGATTAATATTTGAATCTAAAAGAATTTGTTTTTTTCAGTTTTCTGTTTTCTGTTTTCTGTTTTCAGTTTTCAGTTTTCTGTTTTCTGTTTTCTGTTTTCTGTTTTCTGCTTTCTGCTTTCTGCTTTCTGCTTTCTGCTTTCTGCTTTCTGCTTTCTGCTTTCTGTTTTCTGCTTTCTGCTTTCTGTTTTCTGTTTTCTGTTTTCTGCTTTCTGTTTTCTGTTTTCTGTTTTCTGCTTTCTGTTTTCTGCTTTCTGTTTTCTGCTTTTTCTTTTCCGCGAGAAGGATAGGAGCAAGCTACCAAAGTAGCGCGGATAGCCTGACAGCATCCCGGAAAAAGGGCGTATAACCGTAAAGAGAATTTTGCCCTTTTTTCGGGATGGTGGCTCGCCCAAATGGTTTAAAACAAAAAAAAACGCAATCTATTACAGATTGCGTTTGGGGATATATAGTAGTTGGTTATTTGTCTATTGATCCGAGAACTCTTTTCATAAAAGTATTCAAGGCTTCTTTTTTGTCGGTTCCCTGTTGGGTCATTTTGTGTACTTCAAGGGCGCCGTACATATTTGATATCAATTCTCCAATGACATCTAATTCTTCATCTTTCAGGGAAGGAATTTCGGTCATGGCTTCCAGTACTTCAAGCGTTTCGATGATGTAATCCTGGTCGTTATCTTCAATGAATTGCGTCAGGTGTTTTATTACGGGTAATTTCATTTATTTACGTGTTTGTTGTTTTGAGTTTATTGTTTGTTGTTAGGGATTCAACAATAAACCACTAACTCTAAACTATAAACTGTTAAGCAATTTCATTAACCAATTCGATCAAAACTTCCTGTTTGTTGGTTTGGGTTTCGTTTACCAATTTTCCGTTTACGAAAGTGGCAAATGTAGGCAGGTTGCTTACGTTGGCCAGTTTTCTTGATTCTGGTGAGCTTTCAGCATCAACCAATACAAATGAAATTCCGTCGTTGTCCAAAGCCAGTTTTTTGAATTTTGGCTTCATGATTCGGCAATTACCACACCATGTAGCGGAGTATTGTACCACTACTTTTTCGTTTTGCGCTATTAAAGCGGCTAACGTGTCTTCGTTTAATTCGATTAACATAATTTTCTGAGATTCTAAGTTACTAAGATTCTGAGATTCTAAGTTTTTTAGAAACTTAGCAACTTCAATTTATTAATAAGATTTGAGATTTTTTTAGTTTCTGAGATTCTAAGTTTCAGAAAGTCTTAGCGACTCAGAAACTTAGAATCTTAGTAACTTTTTTATTAGTTTAAGCTTAAATATTCTGCAGTACTTTTTCTGTCGGCAGTCATTGCTTCTTTACCAGCTTCCCAGTTTGCAGGACAAACTTCACCTTTGGTTTGGATGTGAGTGTAAGCATCAACCAAACGTAAATACTCGTTTACGTTACGTCCTAATGGCATATCGTTTACGCTTTCGTGGAAGATTTTTCCAGTCTCATCAATTAAGTAAGTAGCTCTGTAAGGTACGTTTGAACCTTCGATGATAACTGAATCTGTTTCTTCGCTGTAGCTTGTAGATTCAACATCAAGAATTCCTAAAATGTTTGCCAAGTTTCTGTTGGTGTCTGCAAGGATTGGGTAAGTAACACCTTCAATTCCTCCATTGTTTTTTGGAGTGTTCAACCAAGCAAAGTGAACTTCATTTGTGTCGCAAGAAGCTCCGATTACGATTGTATTTCTTTGTTCAAATTCTGGTAAAGCAGCTTGGAAAGCATGTAATTCTGTTGGACATACAAAAGTGAAATCTTTTGGGTACCAAAACAAAAGTACTTTTTTGTTGTTATTTGTAGCTTCTTCGAAGATGTTGATTTTTAAATTATCACCCATTTCTGAGATAGCGTCTACTGCAATACTTGGGAATTTTTTACCTACTAATGACATATTAAATTGATTTATTATTATTTGTTGTTTTTATTGGTGCAAATATAAAGCATCTAAAAAGAGCTTATAAATAAATTTTTATTATTATTATTTATAAAGCGATAGTGTTGTTTTATGGTTTTGGGTTAGATTGTTGTTAATGAAACTGGTAGACTTCCTTTTCCTTTTTTGTCTTCCAATAATTGTTGGGCCGCACTTTCTTGAAATTCTTTAAAATCTTGATACATCATAACGATTCCGCATGTTTTTTCGATGTTTGGAATCACCTGTAAAGCGTATGGATTTCCAAAAACATAAAGAATGCATTTTTTTGTTTCAAATAATTGCCCTAGAAATTCCAAAACCGAATCTTCCAAATCAAATTTGTTCAAAGGTTTTGCTTTTGGAACAAATAAAGAAACGAGAATAGTGTCAAATGGTTGAAGATCCTCTTTTATTGAGGTTTCACTTAAATCATCGGCATTTTCGATAGCATATTCGGGAGAAGGCAAAACGGTTGCCAAGTTTGTAAAGAAAGGGTTTTCGATAGTTTTGTAAACGCATAATTTGGCAAGTCGCTCCCTGTTTTTGGCATCAAAAAGAAGGATTGAACTATTTTTGTCCTTGATTTCGGTAATGCAATAGTCGGCAATCTTTCTGTTTAATTCTGAAGTAGTTTTAAAGTCAAAATCAGCTGCGAAACTTGGATTTGGATCAAAAAGTCCTGCCTTTTGTTTGCATTTCAAGATGCGGTTTAAACTGGCTTCTATTCGTTCTGGTGTTGCATTTTTAAGAATTTCCTGGATTCCTTCGGCTACGTTTTCGGCAAAGCAGAGAACGTCGTTTCCGGCATTGAAAGCTTCCCATTCCAGTTGGCCTTTAGTTTCGTATAATTTGGAGACACTATGCATATTTAAAGCATCCGAAATCACCAAACCATCATAACCCAATCGTTCTCTTAAAAGTTTTTCAATGATATTTTTGGATAAAGTGGCCGAAGTTTCTTTCCCTTCATTCAGTGACGGAACGGCCAAATGTCCAATCATGATGGAATCGACCTGATTTTCGATCCCTTTTATAAACGGAACCAATTCGTTTTCTAATAATTGCTCCAAATTTTCATGTAAAACGGGAAGTCCCAAATGGGAATCCACGCTTGTGTTTCCGTGTCCTGGGAAGTGTTTCAGACAGCCCAAAATTCCAGCATCCGACATTCCGCGAAGGTATTCCAAAGCGTATTGGGCGACCTTTTCTTTATTAGAACCAAAAGAACGATACCCAATCACCGGATTGTTTGGATTATTATTAATGTCTGCCAATGGAGCCAGATTGTAATGAATTCCAGCCGATTTTAAGTCTAATGCAATTTGTTTCCCAACTTCATATACCAGATTGATTTTTCTTTCGGGCAATGCGCCAAGGGTGATGGCGTAGGGGTATTGAGGTGTTTTCTCAACTCGCATGGCCAAACCCCATTCGGCATCAATACACATTAATAAAGGAGTAGGAGCGCATTTTTGATAACGAACTATCAAATCTTTTAAACGCTGAAAGCTTTCATCATTAAATACTACTTTTTTCTTAGACTCATAGTTTGTTGCCGCACTGGCTCGGCTATGAAAAAAAGTCAACCCACCAATATTGTGTTCTTTGATTAAACTTTCCGTTTCCTGAATATTTTCTTCTGTGTCGTTGATAAAGACTGCAGGAAAAAAGAATTGCCCTATTTTTTGTTCTAGTGTCATTATTTAAAAAAAATTAAGAATCTATTTTTTTTCCGTAGTCTTTCGGGAAAATTAAATAGCGGGATAAAATTAATCCTGGAAATGTTGCCAAAAATACCCAAATAAAGAAATTTCCATATCCTAAATATTCCTGTATAAACCCACTCGCCATACCGGGAAGCATCATTCCCAAAGCCATAAAACCGGTTGCGATTGCATAGTGAGCTGTTTTTGATTCGCCTTCGGCTACATAAATTAAATACATCATAAAGGCCGAAAAGCCCAAGCCATATCCAAATTGCTCTGCAACAACTGTTGCATAAATATAGTAAATTGAGGTTGGATGAAAGTGTGCCAATAAGATAAATCCAATGATAGGAAGATGCATCGCCAGGAACATTGGCAGCATCCATTTACGTAAGCCGCCTCTGGAAATTATGATTCCGCCTAATATTCCTCCAATAACAAGAGCAAAAACGCCAAATGTTCCATATATAATTCCGACATCTTCGGTTGCTAATCCCATACCATTTTTTTTTATCGCATTGAGATCGCCTTTGGATTTTATTAAAATATCGATTAGTATTGCTCTTTTCGGTTTAACATCTTTATCAAATTTGTGAATATCATTTTTATTTACCGGTTTTGTGTCAAATGGAATATTTTCATTTCGCATTACAGACGTAATAGGTAAATAATAATACAATAGATTTTTTTCGGGAATGGATAGATAAATTCCTTTTTTAACTTTTGTGTTAAATATATTTAATGCGTTTAATTGTTGTACATCATTTGGTTTTTCTACTAGCTCATATCCTTTAGGGTCTATCATAAAAGGAGTCAGCATTTTTAATAATTGGGATTCACCCAATCTGAAAAGCAAAACGAAAGCTACAATGATACCAATTTGTTTTTTTTGGAAAAAAGAGGTGAAAATCTCTTGAAAACTATGTTTATGTGCTACTTCGGCTTCAGAATTCTCTTCGACCGTTGGGGTGATGAAAAAGTTATATACGGTAAGCAAAATCATTATTATCGCTACAAAAACCATTGTGTAGGACCAGGCTTTTGTCTTGTCCCCAAATTTGTCTTCCAAAAACCCCGCCAAAATTACCATCAAACCATTGGCGGTAAGCATTGAAAGTCTATAGAAAGTGCTTCTGATTCCGAGGAAAAAGGATTGCTCTTCTTTGGCTAAAGCAATCATATAAAATCCGTCACTGGCAACATCATTGGACGCCGAAGCAAAAGTCGCTACCCAAAATAGCGCCAAACTCATCATGAAAAATTGATTTGTACTAATGGATAATCCCACGATTAGGAATACTATCGAAATCACAAGCTGCATCGCCAAAAACCATTTTCTTTTGGTGGCATACAAGTCAATGAAAGGGCTCCATAACGGTTTTATAACCCAAGGCAGATACAGTAAACTGGTGTAAAAACCAATGTCATCATTGTTAATACCCAAATCTTTGTACATAATTACTGAAACCGAAATGATGATGGCATACGGAAATCCCGATGCGAAATTCAAAAACGGAATCCAATACCAAGGCTTGTTTTCTCTCATTTGCTTATGTTTATGGTTTATGGTTTATGGTTTGTGGTTTGTGGTTTGTGGTTTGTTGTTTGTGCCTAATGTTTTCAGTTTTTTTATTAAACTTTGACAATTTTAACGATAAACAACAAACCATAAACAATCTTACCTTTATTTTGTTTGCGTTTCTACCTGTAAATCGATTACTGTTTCGGGGCTTTCGTTGGCGTAATAATCGACAAAAGTAAAGGCAAAAGCTGTTTTGCCTATCATTTTATAAGTAGGAACTTCGATTTCGAACGCATTATTCTCTTCTACAACGGCAATTTTATCCAGAATTTGCGAAGCATCTTTTATGTTTATTTTTGAAACATCTTTGGCACCATACACGACTATGTATCTCACTTTGGCTAATTGCTTTGGCTTCTGAAAAGAAATGTAATAATTGGCTGTATCTTTTGTGATGGAATTAATCAACAGACTTTCTGTAAGTGTTTTTTTGAAATTAGGGACAGGCAACGGCAGAGCAGGATATTTATACTCGTTTTCTTGAAGCAGTTTTACAACATCCTGATTTTTGCCAACAAACCATTTGGCACTATAAAAACCATTTCCCTGTACATTCGCATAAGAACGGGTAAGGTCAATCTGATTCGGAATTTCAAATTTGTTGTTCCATTTTTTATCAGAGTCGGATTTGATTTTGTAAATACCGTTTCCTACATAAAGTGCCGTATTGCTTGGCGTGTTTTCAGACCACCATTTCATCAGTTTGGCATACGAAGCTGTTCTGTGGTCAATACTCCAGTAGAGTTGCGGAAGAATATAATCGATCCAGTTGTTATTCATCCAGTCCATTGGATCGGCAAATAAATCGTCATAATTGGTTTGTCCAGACTGTGTGTCGGAGCCTTTTGGGTCTACCGATTTGTTGCGCCAAACTCCAAAAGGACTGATGCCAAATTGTACCCAAGGTTTTATTTTTTTTATTGTAAAAGAAATGTTTTTGACAAAAGTAGTCACATTAGAACGTCTCCAATCAGCAAGTGAAAGTCCGTTTCCGTATTTTTGATAAGAATCCGTGTCATTAAATGCTATTCCATTTATCTTATAAGGATAAAAATAATCATCAAAATGAATCGCATCAACATCATATTTCATTACCACTTCTTCAACTACCGATGTAAGATGTTGTTGCACTTCTGGCAATCCAGGATTGTAATAATATTTACCGCCATATTCAATCATCCATTCGGGATGCTTGAAATAATCGTGGTTGGGACTTAAAGTTTCGGTTTT belongs to Flavobacterium gilvum and includes:
- a CDS encoding MFS transporter, with protein sequence MRENKPWYWIPFLNFASGFPYAIIISVSVIMYKDLGINNDDIGFYTSLLYLPWVIKPLWSPFIDLYATKRKWFLAMQLVISIVFLIVGLSISTNQFFMMSLALFWVATFASASNDVASDGFYMIALAKEEQSFFLGIRSTFYRLSMLTANGLMVILAGFLEDKFGDKTKAWSYTMVFVAIIMILLTVYNFFITPTVEENSEAEVAHKHSFQEIFTSFFQKKQIGIIVAFVLLFRLGESQLLKMLTPFMIDPKGYELVEKPNDVQQLNALNIFNTKVKKGIYLSIPEKNLLYYYLPITSVMRNENIPFDTKPVNKNDIHKFDKDVKPKRAILIDILIKSKGDLNAIKKNGMGLATEDVGIIYGTFGVFALVIGGILGGIIISRGGLRKWMLPMFLAMHLPIIGFILLAHFHPTSIYYIYATVVAEQFGYGLGFSAFMMYLIYVAEGESKTAHYAIATGFMALGMMLPGMASGFIQEYLGYGNFFIWVFLATFPGLILSRYLIFPKDYGKKIDS
- a CDS encoding diacylglycerol kinase family protein — encoded protein: MEFQKDNTLLTGRLKSVKYAFLGAVKLITTEHSIMVQFSIGILMTIAGFYFHITSTEWLIQTMAIGLVMSIEGLNTAVEKIADFIHPNYHERIGFIKDIAAGAVFFAALTAIAIGLIIYVPKFL
- a CDS encoding peroxiredoxin — encoded protein: MSLVGKKFPSIAVDAISEMGDNLKINIFEEATNNNKKVLLFWYPKDFTFVCPTELHAFQAALPEFEQRNTIVIGASCDTNEVHFAWLNTPKNNGGIEGVTYPILADTNRNLANILGILDVESTSYSEETDSVIIEGSNVPYRATYLIDETGKIFHESVNDMPLGRNVNEYLRLVDAYTHIQTKGEVCPANWEAGKEAMTADRKSTAEYLSLN
- a CDS encoding glycoside hydrolase family 3 protein, which translates into the protein MTLEQKIGQFFFPAVFINDTEENIQETESLIKEHNIGGLTFFHSRASAATNYESKKKVVFNDESFQRLKDLIVRYQKCAPTPLLMCIDAEWGLAMRVEKTPQYPYAITLGALPERKINLVYEVGKQIALDLKSAGIHYNLAPLADINNNPNNPVIGYRSFGSNKEKVAQYALEYLRGMSDAGILGCLKHFPGHGNTSVDSHLGLPVLHENLEQLLENELVPFIKGIENQVDSIMIGHLAVPSLNEGKETSATLSKNIIEKLLRERLGYDGLVISDALNMHSVSKLYETKGQLEWEAFNAGNDVLCFAENVAEGIQEILKNATPERIEASLNRILKCKQKAGLFDPNPSFAADFDFKTTSELNRKIADYCITEIKDKNSSILLFDAKNRERLAKLCVYKTIENPFFTNLATVLPSPEYAIENADDLSETSIKEDLQPFDTILVSLFVPKAKPLNKFDLEDSVLEFLGQLFETKKCILYVFGNPYALQVIPNIEKTCGIVMMYQDFKEFQESAAQQLLEDKKGKGSLPVSLTTI
- a CDS encoding glycoside hydrolase family 10 protein is translated as MNLKKSLLFSIIYLLFSTIIGYSQKREMNPKNEFRAVWIATVVNIDWPKINTDPVEKQKADYLEILDTYQKLNYNAVIVQIRSVGDALYPSMLAPWSRYLTGKEGKAPNPNFDYLEWMITEAHDRGFEFHAWLNPYRATFDLKTETLSPNHDYFKHPEWMIEYGGKYYYNPGLPEVQQHLTSVVEEVVMKYDVDAIHFDDYFYPYKINGIAFNDTDSYQKYGNGLSLADWRRSNVTTFVKNISFTIKKIKPWVQFGISPFGVWRNKSVDPKGSDTQSGQTNYDDLFADPMDWMNNNWIDYILPQLYWSIDHRTASYAKLMKWWSENTPSNTALYVGNGIYKIKSDSDKKWNNKFEIPNQIDLTRSYANVQGNGFYSAKWFVGKNQDVVKLLQENEYKYPALPLPVPNFKKTLTESLLINSITKDTANYYISFQKPKQLAKVRYIVVYGAKDVSKINIKDASQILDKIAVVEENNAFEIEVPTYKMIGKTAFAFTFVDYYANESPETVIDLQVETQTK
- the tpx gene encoding thiol peroxidase, with the translated sequence MATITLGGNPINTSGDLPKVGSKLADFKLVQSDLSIADLSTFAGKKLVLNIFPSIDTGTCATSVRKFNETASKLENTSVLCISRDLPFAQKRFCGAEGLENVINLSDFQEGSFGKSNGLNIVDGPLSGLHSRVIIVVDENGVVKHTEQVAEIANEPNYEEALAAL
- a CDS encoding thioredoxin family protein — encoded protein: MLIELNEDTLAALIAQNEKVVVQYSATWCGNCRIMKPKFKKLALDNDGISFVLVDAESSPESRKLANVSNLPTFATFVNGKLVNETQTNKQEVLIELVNEIA
- a CDS encoding DUF6952 family protein, coding for MKLPVIKHLTQFIEDNDQDYIIETLEVLEAMTEIPSLKDEELDVIGELISNMYGALEVHKMTQQGTDKKEALNTFMKRVLGSIDK